The Desulfurococcus sp. genomic interval CACGGGATAAGGTAGCCTTAATAGAGAAGATGAGGAAGTACATCATGAATGAAACTAGAAGCGTTGAGCTAACCGTTAAACAAAACGACGACAAGCTGGAAGAGCTTAAAGGATTCAAGCAGGTATGGGAGATAGGCGACGAAGAATACATCATAGGAGTTGAGAAGGCATGAAGATAGATGAGAAAATGCTCATAGAGAAAGCTAGAGAAGTCCTCGGGAATAGTTATGCCCCATACAGCAATATCCATGTGGCCGCAGCAGTACTAACAAGCAAGGGGAACGTGTATACAGGAGTGAACGTCGAGAACTCTAGCTATGGTTTAACAATATGTGCTGAACGCTCCGCTATAGCCGCAATGGTGTCAGCCGGCGAGAGAAAGCCTGTAGCTGTAGCCGTGGTAACAGATATGGAGGAGCCGATACCCCCCTGCGGGGCGTGCAGGCAAGTGATATCAGAATTTAATGCGGATGCATTAATCATAATGCACAGCGTGAAATCCGGGAAAACTATTGTAATGAGCCTTAGAGAGCTATTCCCATCACCCTTTAAGCTCTCAGCATCTTCCAAGGAGAGCATCGAGAATATCACTTAAAATAGTCTAAGATGCTTCTTCCGCCTCTAACACTCTGGAGCTCATCATTTACACCTAGTCTTACAGTAGGCTTAAATCCAGGCTCGTTGCTCCCAGTAGGAGTTGCAGGATTTCTCTCTGCACGGTACCGGCCTTCAAGAATCCCCTCCACGATACTCTTATATACATCGAAGTCTTCGGCTCCTACGCATTCATAGCTTCCCACTCTGGATTCATGGTTGATCTGGTCTCTCTCAAGCATTATCCTGCAGTCTCCTATGTTCTTTAAGAGTTCATCATGGGTTACAACTATAACTTGA includes:
- a CDS encoding cytidine deaminase; this encodes MKIDEKMLIEKAREVLGNSYAPYSNIHVAAAVLTSKGNVYTGVNVENSSYGLTICAERSAIAAMVSAGERKPVAVAVVTDMEEPIPPCGACRQVISEFNADALIIMHSVKSGKTIVMSLRELFPSPFKLSASSKESIENIT